A DNA window from Haloactinospora alba contains the following coding sequences:
- the egtB gene encoding ergothioneine biosynthesis protein EgtB, with amino-acid sequence MRERIATELDRGRRRSQGLTVDALDEEELTAQHSPLMSPLVWDLAHVGNYEEQWLVRAAAGQEALRPDIDILYDAFENPRADRVSLPLLSPREAQDYNARVRSRVLDALERAPMEGGSPLLGSGFVYHMVIQHEHQHDETMLATHQLRSGDPVLAGAADPAPVVRTEPPRGEVLVEAGPFTMGTSDDPWAYDNERPAHTVDLPAFWIDASAVTNAAYLEFMSDGGYDDPRWWTEEGWNWRLSSGKQAPAFWSRTGDRWFRRRFGLLEPVPAHEPVQHVSFHEAQAYACWAGKRLPTEAEWEKAVRHDPATGAAQRFPWGWEEPGERHANLGQRTLRPAPAGAFPAGVSPRGVWQSLGDVWEWTSTAFAGYPGFRAFPYPEYSEVFFNGQYRVLRGGSWATHPTSVRATFRNWDFPSRRQVFAGFRCARDAGEAE; translated from the coding sequence ATGCGGGAACGCATCGCCACGGAACTCGACCGCGGCCGCCGACGCAGCCAGGGACTCACCGTCGACGCGCTCGATGAGGAGGAGCTCACCGCCCAGCACTCCCCGCTCATGTCGCCGCTGGTCTGGGACCTCGCCCACGTCGGCAACTACGAGGAGCAGTGGCTCGTCCGCGCCGCGGCCGGCCAGGAAGCCCTGCGGCCCGACATCGACATCCTCTACGACGCGTTCGAGAATCCGCGCGCCGACCGGGTCTCCCTGCCGCTGCTGTCCCCGCGCGAGGCCCAGGACTACAACGCGCGTGTCCGCTCCCGTGTGCTGGACGCGTTGGAGAGAGCCCCGATGGAGGGCGGGTCCCCGCTGTTGGGCAGCGGGTTCGTCTACCACATGGTGATCCAGCACGAGCACCAGCACGACGAGACGATGCTGGCCACCCACCAGCTACGGAGCGGTGACCCGGTGCTCGCCGGAGCGGCCGACCCGGCTCCGGTGGTCAGGACCGAGCCGCCCCGCGGCGAGGTCCTCGTCGAGGCGGGGCCGTTCACCATGGGAACCAGCGACGACCCCTGGGCCTACGACAACGAGCGCCCCGCACACACCGTGGACCTGCCCGCGTTCTGGATCGACGCCAGCGCCGTCACCAACGCCGCCTACCTGGAGTTCATGTCCGACGGTGGCTACGACGATCCGCGCTGGTGGACCGAGGAGGGGTGGAACTGGCGTCTGAGCTCCGGGAAACAGGCACCGGCGTTCTGGAGCCGTACGGGCGACCGGTGGTTCCGGCGCCGGTTCGGCCTGCTGGAGCCCGTCCCCGCGCACGAACCGGTGCAGCACGTCTCCTTCCACGAGGCCCAGGCCTACGCCTGCTGGGCCGGGAAGCGCCTGCCCACCGAAGCGGAGTGGGAGAAGGCCGTCCGGCACGACCCCGCTACGGGGGCCGCGCAGCGCTTCCCGTGGGGGTGGGAGGAACCCGGCGAGCGCCACGCGAACCTCGGCCAGCGGACACTGCGCCCCGCCCCGGCCGGCGCGTTCCCCGCGGGGGTCTCTCCCCGCGGCGTGTGGCAGTCCCTGGGCGACGTCTGGGAGTGGACCTCGACCGCATTCGCCGGCTACCCCGGATTCCGGGCCTTCCCCTACCCCGAGTACTCCGAGGTGTTCTTCAACGGTCAGTACCGGGTCCTACGCGGAGGTTCCTGGGCGACCCACCCGACCTCGGTGCGGGCGACGTTCCGCAACTGGGACTTCCCCAGCAGGCGGCAGGTATTCGCCGGCTTCCGCTGCGCGCGCGACGCCGGGGAGGCGGAATGA
- the egtC gene encoding ergothioneine biosynthesis protein EgtC: protein MCRHMAYTGPDATLADLLHNHPNSLYAQSYAPREQRHGTVNADGFGVGWYAPDHAEPLRYRRAMPIWADSSFHDAARSIRSSCAVAAVRDATPGFGTDESCAQPFRGDTWLFSHNGAVKDDEALLARFAGQHPTGALDARTPVDSAPLFARALCLWREGTGLGDALAAVVRDALSCSPGRYNLLASDGRYLAGTAAGDTLYVRRYPDAAGGGVCLASEPLDSGPEWWPVPDNSLVTADRWEVTVTPIDTLDGTT from the coding sequence ATGTGCCGACACATGGCCTACACCGGACCGGACGCCACTCTGGCCGACCTTCTCCACAACCATCCCAACTCGCTGTACGCCCAGTCGTACGCGCCCCGTGAGCAGCGGCACGGAACTGTCAACGCGGACGGGTTCGGCGTGGGCTGGTACGCCCCGGACCACGCCGAACCGTTGCGTTACCGCCGCGCGATGCCGATCTGGGCGGACTCCTCGTTCCACGACGCCGCCCGGTCGATCCGCTCGTCCTGTGCGGTGGCGGCGGTACGCGACGCCACCCCCGGATTCGGGACGGACGAGTCGTGCGCGCAACCCTTCCGCGGCGATACCTGGCTGTTCAGCCACAACGGCGCGGTCAAGGACGACGAGGCGCTGCTCGCCCGGTTCGCCGGCCAGCATCCCACCGGAGCGCTGGACGCGCGTACCCCGGTCGACTCCGCGCCGCTGTTCGCCCGGGCGCTCTGCCTGTGGCGGGAGGGCACCGGTCTGGGCGACGCTCTGGCAGCAGTGGTACGCGACGCCCTCTCCTGCTCACCCGGCCGCTACAACCTGCTCGCCTCCGACGGGAGGTACCTGGCCGGGACCGCCGCCGGCGACACGCTCTACGTCCGGCGCTATCCGGACGCGGCGGGGGGAGGCGTGTGCCTCGCCTCCGAACCCCTGGACAGCGGCCCCGAATGGTGGCCGGTACCCGACAACTCCCTGGTGACAGCCGACCGCTGGGAGGTCACTGTCACCCCCATCGACACGCTGGACGGGACGACGTGA